TGGTGCTGGTGAACTGGCGGCTGACGTTGGTGGCGCTGCTGGTGGTGCCGGTGATATTGGTGTTAACGGCCGTTATCCAACGCATCTCCATGCCTGCCTTCATCAAACTCCAGCAAGAACTGGGCCAGCTCAGCGGCTTTCAGGAAGAAACCATCTCCGGCCAAAAAGTCATCATCAGCAGCCGCCGCCACGATTGGGCCGAGGAAAAAAACGAAGAGCAGGCCGGTGAAGTGTTCGACGTCGCCAGCAAGGCCTTCTTCACCTCGTTGCTGCAATTCCCGCTTACCCAATCCATGACCATGTTACAAATCACGCTGGTGTTAACGTTCGGTTCGCTGATGAGCCTGACCGGCCAGGCCAACATCGGCCAGGTGATGACGTTTGTCGGCTTTACCGGGCTGTTGGCGTCACCGCTCTCAGAAATCGCCAACCTCACCGCCACGACGTTGAACGCGGTGGCCGGTGGGCGGCGGGTGTTCGCCATCATAGATGAACAGCCGACAGTGGTGGACGATCCTCAGGCGGCCAATTATGCCTTCAAAGGTGGCCGCGTGGAGTTCGCCGAAGTAGATTTCAGCTATGTGCCGGGGCGCAAAATTCTCAAGCGCAACAGCTTTGTGGCCGAACCAGGGCAGAAAATCGGCATCTGCGGGCCAACCGGCGCGGGCAAAAGCACCATCATCAACATCCTGACGCGCTATTACGACCTGGATAGCGGCGCGATTTTTATAGATGGTCAGGACATCAGCCATCTGACGCAGGCCAGTTTGCGGCAGCAAGTGGGCGTGGTGCTGCAAGAAGCGTTCCTTTTCTCCGACACGGTGATGAACAATCTCAAGTACGCCCGCGAAGGCGCGACCGACGAGGAGTGCATCGCGGCGGCGAAGCAGGCCAATGCCCATGAATTCATCGTCAACCTGCCGCAAGGCTACGACACAATGATGACCGAACGCGGCTCGAATCTGAGCCAGGGTCAGCGGCAAATGGTGACGATTGCGCGGGCAATGGTGGCGAATCCGAAGATTTTGGTGCTAGACGAGGCCACGAGCAACGTGGACACGCGCACGGAAAAGCTCATTCAGGAGGGTTTAAACCGCCTGATGGCCGGACGCACCAGTTTTGTGATTGCCCATCGCCTCAGCACCATTCGGGACGCGCACAACATTATGGTGGTCAACGGCGGCGAGGTGGAGGAGTTTGGCCCGCACGAGGAACTGATGGCGAAGAAGGGCTTTTATTTCAATCTGTACATGAGCCAGTTTAAGGGCAAACTGCCGGGTAGTGAGGCGGTGGATACGAGCGGGTTTGTCAGTACGTGAGTATTGATTTGGGATTTCGGATTTCGGAGTGTAGTGGAACGGCAGGGTTCATCAAGCGGAACATCTTCCTTAAAAATTTACGCTGCCATTGTCATGCTGAGCGGAGTCTTCGGAGCGAAGCATCCCGCTCCTTAGCTGGCGGTGCTGATCGTCTTGCACGACCTGAACCTGGCGAGTTTGTACGCCGACCGGGTGGCGCTGTTGGTAGACGGCCGTTACCTGCTCATCCTCTTTGCCCATGGCTTGAGCGGTTTGCGAATGCAAAACAGCAGCATGATGCGCGAGCTGGCCAGTCATGGTTATGTCGTGGCGGCCATGGACCACACCTACGCCAACGCCATCACTATTTTCCCCGACGGCCGCGCCATCCTTTACGACCCGTGCCGTCTCTTTTCCGTCTTACCCAACTGCGCCACCAACTACGTGGACGGCAGCACCCTGGTGCGGCAGTGGGCCGACGATATGGCCTTTTTGCTGAACACCATCGCCGCCTGGGACGAGACGACCGGGGGCATCCTGGCGGGCAAGGTGGCAGTGGAGCGGGTAGGCGTGTTCGGCCACTCCACCGGCGGTGGGGCAGCGCTGCAATTTTGCCTGGACGACTCTCGCTGCGTCGCCGGATTGGGCCTGGACGCCTGGCTGCTGCCGGTTGACCGGCGGGCGTTAACCGAACCCCCGCCACAGCCGTTCCTCTTTCTCAACACGCCGGACTGGCTGGGTGCGGAGAACCAGGCTCACGGCCGCGCTCTGCTGGAAGCGCTGAACGTAGGCTTTGAGTTGACTCTGGCGGGGACGGGCCATTATGATTTTAGCGACATCGTCCTGCTCTCGCCGCTGACGGCCCGCCTGGGCATCTCCGGCGAAATTGACAGCCTGTACAGTTTGCAGCTGCAGAACCAGGTCGTTTTGTCCTTTTTCAACCGGTATCTGCGGCTGGCGGATGATGATTTCCTGGAACGGCCGTCGCCCTACCCGGAGTTGACGATCCGGCGGGTCAAGTGAAGATAGGCTGGGCGGGAACGGCCGTCGCTGCCTTCGGTCCGGCCCGGCGCTGTGGCTGTATCAGGCGCAGTTGAAGGAGAATCTATGAGCAAAGTTAACTCTCCATTGCCTACATCACAGCCCCCCAAAGCGCTTATAATAAAACTGCAAGTCCATCGTCGCTGCGGTCGGCGACTACCAAATTCGCATTAGGAGGTGATATTGAGCATATTCTGTTAGAATTTCTCCGCATCACACCCCGCATCAATCCTCCCTGGTCACTTTATTTACCTCAGTCCATGATCACTTAAAGGAGATAGATGATGAGTCACAAATCCGTTACACTTCGCTCAACGGCCGTTCTGCTCTTCTTCATCGCCATGTTGGCGGCCATTTTTTACACAGCCGGCCGCACAATTGCCCAAACGAATTCCCCAGACGCATCCCCAACCGTTCATCTCACCAGCAACGGTATCCGGCTGGAGAGCGGCCTTCCCCTGCCAGCATTCCAATTTTTGCCGCCGCAAGTCTCGGCCGATGGCTCCGTTCGCCCGCTAGGCGGTCGTTTTAGCGCCATCGGCCGGGTAATAGACCCCATCCAGGAGCCGTACCTCAACCAACCCCGCTTCACCGTCTTTAACGAAGACACCAACAGCGTCCTGGAGCAATATGGGGCAACCGGCGGATTCTACGCCTATAACTCAACCGAGGCATTTGGCGAAACATCGCGCGGCGGCGTTAATCCGGTTATCGCGCAGCAGTTAGCCTGCCAGGTTCTCTACGGCAACAATCAAATGCTGCTGCCGGACAATAGTCTCATCGGCACGCCTGATGTGCAGTTTTGTGACTACGATTTCAGCAGCAACCCGTATGACGTCTCTCCCATTCAGGCTGCTGCCGCCGACGCCGCCGGGCGTAGTTTGGGCAGCGCCGAGACCATCGGCATTGTGGTGCAGGTTCCGATGGTGGTGAAGACCGGCCAATTCAGCCAGGTGCCTCAGGTAGAACTTGGCGGCGCGGGCGGCCATATCTCGCTGCTGTTCCGCACTACCGATGTCACTGAAGGGGGCTTTTCGTTAGACAACCAGGTGCCGGGCTTGGGCGCGGTGGCGCTGCCTTTCTACGGCCGTTCGCTGCAATTTCTCGGCAACTTCCCCACTCGTGATCTGGCCGATGTGCAGACCGAAGTGGAAGCGCAGGTCGAAGGCAGCTACCCCGATGCGACCAGCATCAATGTGCCGCCGCCGGTCTTACGCTATATGGCTGGCGATGCCGCTCAGGCGCAAACTGTGTTGGAGCCGATGTTTGAGTTTGAAGATATTGAAGTGGTGGTGGACGGCGAGACGATCATCCTGCGCGGCATTATCATACCGGCGCTGGAAACGGGCAGCGGTGGCTTTGGGCCAGATGTAGCCATTATCTCCCCGGACGAAGGCAGCCCCTTTATGCCGGGAACGGCCGTTGACCTGACAGGTTCTATCACTGCCGGGCAAGCCCCCTACACCTACACCTGGAGCCTGAACGATGGCACGGTGCTGGCAGCAGGCACACTGGCTGTGCCAGGGGAAACTTCCACCACGGCCACCGATTTACCGGCCGATTCCCATGGCGGCTTCCCGGCCCCGATTATCGTCTTGCTGGAAGTGGAAGATGGCGTCGGCGCAGTGCGCCAGGATACGCTCACCCTTGTCCCGGCCGTCGCCCCCAGTCTCTATCTGCCAACTATCACAAAGAACAGCGCGGCCAGTTTGTCGGCCTCGACGACTCCCTTCCAACCCCTGGCTGAGCGTGGACCGGCAGCGATAACGGCCGTTTACCGCTTTGGCGTCCATGCCGGTTCCGACTATCCCCCCTACGGCGCAGGCGGCGCCGACCTCCCCGGCGTCATCCCCGACGCCTCTGGCTTCCGCACCGCCATGCTCAACTACGGCTGGACCTCCACCTACAATTGGTGGAACGCTTCCGCCTGGGAAAAAGATTGGCGGGATTGCGGTCTGGGCGGCATTGATTGTTCCCAGGGCGTAGACCGGGTAGATTTTGCCTACTACGCTGGTCATGCCGGCGCTGGTGGTCTCAGCCTGCCTTCCAACAAAGATAGCTCCTGGTTCGATGGGGCCAACGCCCGCTACTCCACCTTGCGCTGGGCCGGGTTTGCCGCCTGCCAACCCCTGCGCGTCCAGGGCTTCCCGGCCGGTTCAGAGCCAATCCGCCGCTGGTTCGGCGCATTCCAGGGCGCTCACATGCTGCTGGGCTATAACAGCAACATGCGCGATGTCGCCTTTGGCCCCCGCCTGGTAGACAACATGCGCCCCGTCACCTTCTTCGGCATTACCCTGTTCCAACGCAGCATTCGTGAGGCCTGGGTGCAAACCGCTTTCCAAATGAACGCCGGTAAACCGGCCTACATCTACGCCATCGGGACCAATGGTGTTAACCCGGTCAACAACGTGCTGCCGCGCTCTGGCGATCCGGCGCTGCCCCGGCCCTATCCGGTGGCTTCTTACAACTGGGTCTGGTGGAATGAGTAACTGAGCGCAAGTCGGGCGAGACGGGTGGGGATTGAGGTCTTGGTGAATTGTAAAGCATCTCCTGCAAAGTGCCGTGAACCATGCCGATTCGCGGAATATAGCTTCGTAGTGGGCATACGTCTCAGAACCTTGTCCGGGCCAGTCCGCCGACGGCCGTTCAACCAGCCTTCACCCACGCATAGCCCACTCCCCAATGATACGAGGCTTGCTTCCGGGGAAATGGCCTTGAGAGGGTGGTCATTTGGTGGTGTTAAGAGGAAGCAGCGTAGCCCTGGGGCTGTGCCCAGGCACAATCGGCGTGACAAGGTAAAAAACATACCCATACCAGGCTGAGTAGTGGCGGTACAGCTCAATCTCCGCCTGTTCCGCATCCAGAACGCGCTGCGCCTCGGTATTGTCCCCGTACTGCTCGCGCAGCGCGGTGATGCGTGCGGCTATGGGATGATAGTAATTGTCCCACCAGGCGCTCTCCGGCAGCACAAAATGGCCCAGGGCGCGATAGCCTGCGGCCGTCAGGCGGGCCAGATTCTCCTCGATGGTAGCCATTTCCGGGTACTCCATTCGCCAAAAAGCGGCGGCCTCGGCGGGCGGGTTCGGTTTCAGCCAGGTGAGATCGGTCACGGCGACAAAGCCGCCTGGCTTCAGCAATCTGCGCCACTCGCGCAGCCCTCGCTCAAAGCCGATGATGTAGATCGCCCCCTCCGACCAGATCAGGTCGAACGGCTCGGCGAAATCGAGGTCGAACATGGAGGCGTTCAGCGGTCGGATGCGCTCGGACAAGCCGGCCCGCGCTGCCCGGCGGGTCAGGTCGTCTAAGAAGGGCTGGTGGTTATCAACGGCCGTTATCATCCCCCCACTCGCCCGCGCCAACACCACCGTCTGCGCCCCAGGGCCGCAGCCAACATCCAGAATTCGGGGGGCGGGGGGCAGGTCGGGCAGCATAGCCAGGGCTTGCCGCGTCGCTTCATCGCTGCCGGGCGCTTCGCGGGGTAAATCGCGGTGAACGGCCCAGAAAATCTCTTGCGCGAATGAATGGGTCATCGTTTCTCCTTTTCACGTAAAACCCGGCTATAAACCGGCGCTGTCGTTGCGACAACTTGTCGTTGCGACAACTTGTCGTTGCGACAACTTGTCGTTGCGACGACTTGTCGTTGCGACTACTTGTCGTTGCGACTATTTGTCGTTGCGACTACTTGGCGAATGGGGCAACATGCCCCGCTGCATGGCGACGGCAATCGCCTCCGCCCGCGATTCTACCCCCATCTTGTTGTAGATGTTGGTCAGGTGGGCTTTCACGGTGCGCTCGGCCACGCCCAGCTGTTGGGCGATCTCTTTGTTGCGGTCGCCGCGGGCCACGGCCGTTAACACCATCAGCTCCCGCTCCGTCAGGGTTTCATCGGCAACGGCCGTTGTCCCTTGTTCGACCGGTTGCGGCTGCAGCGCCCGCTGCAAAATCTCCGGTTGCAGCAGCGTCTCCCCCTGCGCGGCGGCGCGAATGGTGCGAAACAGCGTCTCGCGGCCGGTATCCTTCAGCAAAAAGCTGCGCGCCCCCGCCTGCAACCCCTGGCGCAGCAGATCATCCTCGTTGTAGGTAGTCAGGATGATGATGGCGATTTCCGGCCATTGGGCGCGAATGTGGCCGATAGCTTCCAGGCCATCCATGCCCGGCATCCGCAAATCCATCAGCACGACATCCGGCTGTAATTCCCCGGCCAGGCGCACGGCCGTTGCCCCATCCGCCGCCTCGCCCACCACCGCAATATCCCCTTCCAGGCTGAGAATCAGCTGCAATCCCTCACGCACCACCAGATGGTCATCAACAATCAAGACGCGGATCATAAAACCTCTTTAGCGAGAGCGAGAGTACCCTCTTCCTCTAGCTCTAGCTCTCGCTCTGGCTTACTCTTAGGCGCAGGGTGGTTCCCGCGCCGGGCTGGCTTTCGATGCTGAATTGGCCGCCGGTTAGCCGCGCCCGTTCGCGCAGCCCGATCAGGCCATAATGCCCGGCCGGGGTAGACTGCTGCGGGTCGAAGCCCCGGCCATTGTCGCGCAGGGCGAGGTGATAACGGCCGTTATCCCCATCAATAGTCAGCCAAACGGCCGTTGCCTGGGCGTGGCGGGCCACATTACTCAACCCCTCGCGCACAAAACGGGCCGCCTGCTCCGCCCCCTGCTCATCTAACGCCCATGTCTCCGGCAGCACCAGATGGCAGGGGATGCCGGTCATCTGCGTAAACTGCGCCGCCTCGCGCTCAATCGTTTCTGGCAGCGATGCCGGGTAAGCGCGTAAATCGTCAATGGCGCGGCGAGCGTCTTGCAGCGTGGCGCGGGCGCGGCTCTTGGCCTGCGCGGCAATCTGCGCCGCGCGCTCTGGCTGCTCCCGCTCCAGGCTGGCTTCCAGCGCTTCCAGTTGCAATACCAACCCGGCTACCCCTTGCGCCAGGGTGTCGTGCAGCTCCCGTGCCATGCGCTGTCGCTCGGTTTGCAGCGTCAACTGCTCCACCCGCTGCGCGTATTCGGCCAACTGCCGGTGGGCCGCTTCCAATTCGCCCAGCAGCCTTTGCGCTTCCTGTCGGGCATTCATCTGCTGCACAAAAAGCAGCACATAGGTAAAGACAAAGAGCAGCATGACCGTGGCCAACATTAGCCAGGTGGTCAGCGCCTGCTCCCCGCCCACCCAGGCCAACGTCAGCAGCAGCAAGACCAGAAAGCCTACCAACGCCGCCAGGGAACGCCGCCAATCTTGCAGCATCCCCACCGTCTCCCCGGCCAAGGCCACAATCAGGCCAAAGGCGATGGCCGCGCTCTGGCTGAGCCACACCAGCGCCAGGATGAGCGCTACCTGGAGCGGCAGATAGGCGGCCAGGCGACGGCCGTCGGATACAAAGAAGGGGCTGAGCAGGTGCAGCAGGGCGTGGCCCCCCATAAGCAGGGTGAAGAAGATGACCTGGGGCGGTTGGCGCAGGCTGGGCGTCTCGTAGAGGGCGACGATGGCGAGGAAGGTCAGCGCGGCCAGCAGGATGATGAAAAACGGCCGTGTGGTACGCAGTTCCTCTCTGATTTGCGGGTCAATCGGCAAAAAACGGCTCATGGCCTCCATTATAACAGCATCTCCCCCGGTGGATATTGTCCGAAAGGGCATTGTACCAAAGGGCAGTCCCGGCCATGCCCAAAAGCGCGATGTGGCCGAGGCCGGACTTTGCTATCTTATAGGCGTTAGAGGCCGCGATTACCCCAATCTGCGGCACGAGGAGATACCGATGAACGACATCATGATTGAAGTAGAAGGATTGCGTAAACAATATGGCGATTTTGTCGCCGTGGCCGACGTGGGTTTCACGGTTCGGCGCGGCGAGATTTTTGGACTGCTTGGCCCCAACGGCGCGGGCAAAACCAGCGCGCTGGAATGCCTGGAAGGGATTCGCCAGCCAGACGCGGGCAAACTGCGGGTGGCGGGCATTGACCCCACCCGCGAAGCGCGTAAGCTGCGTCAGGTGATTGGGGTGCAGCTTCAGGCGGCCGGGCTGCCGGAAAGCATCACCCCGGATGAGGTGATGGCTCTCTTTTGCCGCTATCAGGCTGTTGCCCCGCGCTACGATTTACTGGAACGCTTTGGCCTGACAGTGAAGCGGCGCACCCAATTCCACCAGCTTTCCACCGGGCAGCAGCGCCGTTTGGCGTTGGCGCTGGCTATTGCCCACGAGCCGGCGGTGCTCTTCCTCGATGAGCCAACGGCCGGGCTGGACGTGAACTCGCGGGCGGAGCTGCATGGGGTGATGGGCGAACTGCGGCAGCAAGGGACAACCATCATCCTGGCGACCCACGACATGGCCGAGGCGGAGGCGTTGGCCGACCGGGTGGCGATTTTGCTGAACGGCCGTTTAGCCGCCAGCGGCGCCCCTCTGGAATTAACCGCCGCCGGGAACGGCCTGACGAAAGTCTCTGTCCATACCCGCGATGGGCTGCTGTTGGCAAACCACACCCCCATCCCGGCCGTGACGCAGCAAACGGTCAAAGAGCAGTACGCCATCTACTTCAGCCACAACATCGGCCAGACCGTCTCCGCCCTCATCGCCCACATCGCCGACCAGGGGGATGAACTGATAGATTTGCGCGTCGAACGGCCGTCGCTCGAAGACCGCTTCCTGGAACTAACCAACGAACGGCCGTAAGCCGTATTCCATGACCTGGCGACTACCCGACTTTAGACAAGGAGACTACCATGCACGCCTTTACCGCTCACTTCGCTTTTGAATTTCGCAGCGGCATCCGCAACAAAAACCTGCTGCTGCTCAACTACCTCTTTCCGCTCGGCTTCTACCTGATGATGGGGCTGATCATGACCGGCATCAACCCCCTCTTCCAGGACACCATCCTGCCGGCCATGACCCTCTTCGCCGTCCTGGCCGCCACCCTGCTCGGCCTGCCCGACCCGCTGGTCAACGCCCGCGAGAGCGGCATCTTCCGCAGCTACAAAATCAACGGCGTCCCGGCCGCCTCCATCCTGGCGATTCCGGCGCTGACCACCGCCCTGCACCTGACTGTGGTAATGGCGATTATCAGCCTGACGGCGCCGCTGCTGTTCGACGCCCCCACGCCGCAAAATTGGGGCGCGTTTCTGCTGGTCTTCGCCGTGGCGACCTTTGCCTGCGCCAGTTGGGGCGTCCTCATCGGCGTGGTCTCGCCCAGCACGCGGATGACGGTGCTGTATGCCCAGGCCGTCTTTCTGCCCTCCATGCTGATTGGCGGCCTGATGCTGCCCTATGGTATGCTGCCGGAAACGGCCGCTGCCTTCGCCCAACTCTTGCCCGCCACCCACGCCATGAACGCCTTCAACGGGCTGGCGATGGGCACAGGGGCCGACTTTAGCCCCTGGGGGTCGCTGGTTGTGCTGCTGCTGAGCGGGCTGTTGGCATTGGGGTTGGCGGGCTATCTGTTTAGCTGGGACAGCCGTAATACAGAGCGGCGGGGGCATCCGCTGCTGACGCTGCTGGTTTTAACGCCTTTTGTGGTGGGGTTACTGGTGTTCTAATTTGCTGAGGCAATTATGAAAACACACAGCAATTCTCAATTTGGCATGGGGGTATAGTCGGGGTGGGACGGCGCGGACAGGTAGCAGCCGCAGCGGACGGCATTTTCCCGCGCCGTCTCGCCCAATGGGACCCAAAGAGGGGCGAGACAGGCGGGAGGCCAGGCTTTGGTGATTGGCAAAGATGCTCCACCGCCTGTCCCGCCCTGACTATACCCCCATGCCAAATTGAGAATTGCTGGGATGGGATGTGTTGATGGTGAAACGGCCGTTTTTCCTCTCGCCTTCAAGCAAAAGACAGGGTAGGATTGTTGGCCTAGCGTAGCGCTTGAATTTGGGCACGTAGACAGAACGAGAAGCCAATGGTCCACAAAGAAGCAAAAGCCAGAATCAAAATCAACAAGCTGTTGGAACAAGCCGGATGGCGTTTTTTTGACGACAAAAACGGCCGTGCCAACATCCAGCTTGAACTCAACGCCAAAATCAGCCAAACACAGTTCGACGCCTTTGGCGAAAACTTTGAAAGCAGCCAAAACGGGTACGTGGATTTTCTGCTGCTCAACGAAAAAGGGCAGCCCCTTCAATGTCTTGGAAGCCAAATCGCCAGATCATCACCCGCTACCAGCAAAAAATCACAGAGCGCATCGCCCGCGTCTGGGGAGAATAGGCCAGCAATGGGCCAAACCAGCCGCGCCAGGATAACAAAAGCTGCTCGCGCCAAGATTGGTCCAATCTTCCCTTACGTTATAACCGATAATCAGGTAAAATAGGTTCTGTACTTTTCTAACTGAAAACCATTTGGATCGAGGCGCCTTAACCCCCGGATGGGTAGGCTCAATGGCGAAGCCGGTAACGTCTGTGGCAAATAAATTATTTGCTCGCAGAAAGAGTCCGGCGCTGTCCCGCAACTGTATTCCGCGTCAGCGGAGAGTCAGGTCGCCCACCTTGATCTAAGTTACCACACGCTTCGAGGACAAGGAGGTGGAACTGTGATTTGCAAACCCGGTTTCTTATCACACCATTGGTAAATTAAAATCAACCAATCTTAATCCACCCCCCGTCACATGATGGGGGGTTTTTTCGTTTAAAGGCAGATAGTCAATCATTGGAGAAGACTTCATGAGTGGGCTGCATCCACCACCACGAATGAAAACCCTGGGAGCGCAGGCGTCTCGCCTGCCGAAGCGGACGGGACGTCCGCGCTCCCATTTTCACAGGAGATAAACAAACATGAAAAAAAATAGCATCGGCCTCTGGCTGATATTGATGTTAGCGACGGTTTTTGGATTGAGCGGCTGCGGCGGGCAAACGGCCGTTTCCCCCACCGCCGAACCCACTGCTATACCCGCCGCCGTTGAACCAACGGCCGTATCCCCATCCCTCACCTTCACCGATGGCCTGGGCAATACCATCGAACTAGCCGGCCCGGCGCAGCGCATCATCTCCCTGGCCCCGTCCAATACCGAGGTTTTGTTCTATGTCGGCGCGGGGGCGCAGGTCGTGGGGCGTGATTCAGTGTCCGATTACCCGGAGGCAGCCCTGGCTGTGGCCGACATCGGCGGTGGTTTTGGCGAATTGGCGATGGAGACCATCATTGCCCTGGAACCCGACCTGGTGCTGGCAGCCGACATCACCCCACCGGAACAAATCAAAGCGCTTACCGATGTGGGGCTGACCGTGTATGCCCTGCCCAACCCCTTGACGTTAGACGACATGTTTAACAATCTGCGCACCGTCGCCCAACTGACCGGCCACCAGGCAGAGACAGAACGGTTGGTAGCCGATCTGGCGGCGCGAGTAACGGCCGTTACCGACAAAATTGCCACCGCCAGCGCCACCCCCCTGGTCTTTTATGAACTAGACAGCACCGACGCCAACGCCCCCTGGACGGCCGGGGCAGGCACGTTTGTGGATACGCTCATCACCATGGGCGGCGGCCAAAACGTGGGCGCGATGATGGACAGCGCCTGGGCGCAGATCAGCATCGAAGAGCTGCTGGTTCAGGACCCCGACGTGATTTTGTTGGGTGACTACACCTGGGGCGGTGTGACGCCGGAAGATGTGGCCGCCAGAGAGGCGTGGCAAGGGTTAACGGCCGTGCAAAACAATACCATCTACACCTTCGACGACAACACCGTCAGCCGCCCCGGCCCGCGCCTGGTAGATGGCCTGGAAGCGATGGCCAAAGCGCTGCACCCCGAGTTGTTTGAATAGATTGTTTGATGGTGGGGTAATAAGGACGTTACATGGCCCATTCCCGATTTCGCCCCTACCTCATCAACAGCCTGCTGCTGGTCCTGGCGCTGCTGGCCAGCGTGGCCATTGGCGCGGTGTACATCGCGCCGGCAACCGTGCTGCGCATTTTCCTGGGGCATCTTCCTGGGGTGAACATGGCGGGGGATTGGCCGGCAACGGCCGTCACCATCATCATGCAAGTGCGCCTGCCCCACACTGTGTTGGTCGCCCTGACCGGGGCGGCGCTGGCCGGCAGCGGCGCGGCCTACCAGGGCCTTTTTCGCAACCCACTGGCCGACCCGTACCTGATCGGCGTGGCCTCCGGCGCCGGTCTGGGCGCGGTATTGGCAATGTCGCGCAGTTGGCCGACAAACTGGCTGGCGTTGTACGCCGTACCGGTGGCCGCTTTTCTGGGGGCCGTCGTTACCATTATCATCGTCTACACGCTGGCCAGGACTGGGCCAACCCTGCAAACCACCACCCTGATTCTGGCTGGCGTGGCCTTTAGCTCCTTCGCCACCGCCCTGACCTCATTCCTGATGCTGCGCTCCAACGCTGAACTGCGCCGGGCGCTGGGCTGGCTGTTGGGCGGTTCCATTCTCAGCGGCTGGACGCCGGTGTTGGCGATGCTGCCCTATGTCACCGTGGGCCTGCTGCTGCTGCTGACGATGGGCCACACCCTGAACGTGCTGCAATTTGGCGATGACCAGGCGCAGCAAATGGGTCTCAACGTCGAGCGCAGCAAACGCCTGCTCATCATCGCCGCTTCGCTGACGACGGCCGCGGCGGTGGCTTTTTCCGGCATCATCGGCTTTGTTGGCCTGATTGTGCCCCATTTGGTGCGGCTGCTCTGGGGGCCGGACTATCGGCATCTGACGCCGCTGTCCATCATTGGCGGCGGCACACTGCTGCTGCTGGCCGACATTCTGGCGCGGGTGGTGCTGGCTCCCCAGGTTTTGCCGGTGGGCGTGGTGACAGCCCTGGCCGGCGCGCCCTTCTTCTTATGGATTTTGTACCGGGCGAAGGCGAAGGTAATGTGGTAGAGGAAGAAGGGGAATTTATGACAAAGGATGGCCGAGATG
This genomic window from Candidatus Leptovillus gracilis contains:
- a CDS encoding iron ABC transporter permease, with the translated sequence MAHSRFRPYLINSLLLVLALLASVAIGAVYIAPATVLRIFLGHLPGVNMAGDWPATAVTIIMQVRLPHTVLVALTGAALAGSGAAYQGLFRNPLADPYLIGVASGAGLGAVLAMSRSWPTNWLALYAVPVAAFLGAVVTIIIVYTLARTGPTLQTTTLILAGVAFSSFATALTSFLMLRSNAELRRALGWLLGGSILSGWTPVLAMLPYVTVGLLLLLTMGHTLNVLQFGDDQAQQMGLNVERSKRLLIIAASLTTAAAVAFSGIIGFVGLIVPHLVRLLWGPDYRHLTPLSIIGGGTLLLLADILARVVLAPQVLPVGVVTALAGAPFFLWILYRAKAKVMW